In a single window of the Streptomyces sp. NBC_00285 genome:
- the murD gene encoding UDP-N-acetylmuramoyl-L-alanine--D-glutamate ligase, with protein MGSRKVTSSAPVDWQGKHVTVAGLGVSGLPAAKALHARGANVTVVNDGDDARAREQAAELEALGITVRLGDGATLPEGTGLVVTAPGWKPDKPLFTAAREAGVEIWGDVELAWRLRGPDAAPWLAITGTNGKTTTTQMLASILKAAGLRTAAVGNIGVSVLDAVLGDEQYDVLAVELSSYQLHWAPSLRAHSAAVLNLAPDHLDWHGSMEAYAADKGRVYEGNRVACVYNVADKATEDLVREADVEEGCRAVGFTLGTPGPSQLGVVEGILVDRAFVENRQKNAQELAEVSDVRPSAPHNIANALAAAALARAFGVPASAVRDGLRNFTPDAHRIAHVADVAEVAYVDDSKATNTHAAQASLAAYESIVWIAGGLAKGATFDELVAKSAKRLRGVVLIGQDRALIREALARHAPEVPVVDLDRTDTGAMLAAVREATRLAVSGDTVLLAPACASMDMFANYNKRGDAFAEAVRELGS; from the coding sequence CTCGGCGCCCGTCGACTGGCAGGGCAAGCACGTCACCGTCGCCGGGCTCGGAGTCTCAGGCCTCCCGGCGGCCAAGGCGCTGCACGCGCGCGGGGCGAACGTCACGGTCGTCAACGACGGCGACGACGCACGCGCGCGTGAGCAGGCCGCCGAGTTGGAGGCGCTGGGCATCACCGTGCGCCTCGGTGACGGCGCGACCCTGCCCGAGGGCACCGGACTCGTCGTCACCGCACCGGGCTGGAAGCCGGACAAGCCCCTCTTCACGGCGGCCCGTGAGGCCGGTGTCGAGATCTGGGGCGACGTCGAACTCGCCTGGCGGCTCAGGGGTCCCGACGCGGCCCCCTGGCTCGCGATCACCGGCACCAACGGCAAGACGACCACCACTCAGATGCTGGCGTCGATCCTCAAGGCTGCGGGCCTGCGCACCGCCGCGGTCGGCAACATCGGAGTCTCCGTACTGGACGCGGTACTCGGCGACGAGCAGTACGACGTGCTGGCCGTCGAGTTGTCGAGCTATCAGCTCCACTGGGCCCCCTCCCTGCGCGCCCACTCCGCCGCCGTCCTGAATCTGGCGCCGGACCATCTCGACTGGCACGGCTCCATGGAGGCGTACGCCGCCGACAAGGGCCGCGTCTACGAGGGCAATCGGGTCGCCTGCGTCTACAACGTCGCCGACAAGGCCACCGAGGACCTGGTGCGCGAGGCGGACGTCGAAGAGGGCTGCCGGGCCGTCGGCTTCACCCTCGGCACTCCCGGGCCGTCGCAACTCGGCGTCGTGGAGGGCATCCTGGTCGACCGCGCCTTCGTCGAGAACCGGCAGAAGAACGCCCAGGAACTCGCCGAGGTCTCCGACGTCCGCCCGTCGGCCCCGCACAACATCGCCAACGCCCTCGCGGCGGCGGCCCTCGCACGCGCTTTCGGGGTGCCCGCGAGCGCCGTACGGGACGGGCTGCGGAACTTCACCCCGGACGCCCACCGCATCGCCCACGTGGCCGATGTGGCCGAGGTCGCCTACGTCGACGACTCCAAGGCCACCAACACCCACGCGGCACAAGCCTCGTTGGCGGCGTACGAATCGATCGTGTGGATCGCGGGCGGGCTCGCCAAGGGCGCGACCTTCGACGAGCTGGTCGCCAAGTCGGCAAAGCGGCTTCGCGGGGTCGTACTCATCGGCCAGGACCGCGCCCTGATCCGTGAAGCCCTCGCGCGACACGCCCCGGAAGTACCCGTGGTCGACCTCGACCGGACCGACACTGGGGCGATGCTCGCGGCTGTCCGGGAGGCTACGCGCCTCGCCGTCTCAGGTGACACGGTGCTGCTGGCCCCGGCCTGCGCCTCGATGGACATGTTCGCCAACTACAACAAGCGCGGTGACGCGTTCGCGGAGGCGGTTCGCGAACTCGGCTCCTGA